Proteins encoded within one genomic window of Pongo pygmaeus isolate AG05252 chromosome 4, NHGRI_mPonPyg2-v2.0_pri, whole genome shotgun sequence:
- the LOC129036730 gene encoding olfactory receptor 2V1, whose translation MGRWMNQSYTDGFFLLGIFSHSQTDLVLFSVVMMVFTVALCGNVLLIFLIYMDTGLHTPMYFFLSQLSLMDLMLVCNFVPKMAANFLSGRKSISFVGCGIQIGFFVSLVGSEGLLLGLMAYDRYVAISHPLHYPILMNQKVCLQITGSSWAFGIIDGVIQMVAAMSLPYCGSRSVDHFFCEVPALLKLACADTSLFDTLLFTCCVLMLLLPFSIIVASYACILGAVLRIRSAQAWKKALATCSSHLTAVTLFYGAAMFIYLRPRRYRAPSHDKVASIFYTVLTPMLNPLIYSLRNREVMGALRKGLDRCRIGSQH comes from the coding sequence ATGGGAAGATGGATGAACCAGTCCTACACAGACGGCTTCTTCCTCTTGGGCATCTTTTCCCATAGCCAGACTGACCTTGTCCTCTTCTCCGTGGTTATGATGGTCTTCACAGTGGCCCTCTGTGGGAATgtcctcctcatcttcctcatCTACATGGACACTGGACTTCACActcccatgtacttcttcctcagCCAGCTCTCCCTCATGGACCTCATGTTAGTCTGTAACTTTGTGCCAAAGATGGCAGCCAACTTCCTGTCTGGCAGGAAGTCCATCTCCTTTGTGGGCTGTGGCATACAAATTGGCTTTTTTGTCTCTCTTGTGGGATCTGAGGGGCTCTTGCTGGGACTCATGGCTTATGACCGCTACGTGGCCATTAGCCACCCACTTCACTATCCCATCCTCATGAATCAGAAGGTCTGTCTCCAGATTACTGGGAGCTCCTGGGCCTTTGGGATAATAGATGGAGTGATTCAGATGGTGGCAGCCATGAGCTTACCTTACTGTGGCTCGAGGAGCGTGGATCACTTCTTCTGTGAGGTGCCAGCTTTATTGAAGCTGGCCTGTGCAGACACTTCTCTTTTTGACACCCTTCTCTTtacttgctgtgtcctcatgcttctccttcccttctccatcATCGTGGCCTCCTATGCTTGCATCCTAGGGGCTGTGCTCCGAATACGCTCTGCTCAGGCCTGGAAAAAGGCTCTGGCCACCTGCTCCTCCCACCTGACAGCTGTCACCCTCTTCTATGGGGCAGCCATGTTCATCTACCTGAGGCCTAGGCGCTACCGGGCCCCCAGCCATGACAAGGTGGCCTCTATCTTCTACACGGTCCTTACTCCCATGCTGAACCCCCTCATTTACAGCTTGAGGAACCGGGAGGTGATGGGGGCACTGAGGAAGGGGCTGGACCGCTGCAGGATTGGCAGCCAGCACTGA